Genomic segment of Paraburkholderia agricolaris:
TGCGAATTGCAATCTTGATACGCTGCCCTGCCAGCACTTCGATGCGGGCGGGATTGAGCTTGCCGTCGTTCATTTCAAGATTGAAGGTGGGCAGATCCGCTGCGTGCGCGGCCCCAACTGCGAAAGCAGTCATGGCGAGGATGGCGATCTTTCGGTTAATTCTCATTAGCCTTTCCGGAAAACGCGGCGCGGGAAGTTTCATCGTCCGCGCGCCGCCTGCTGCATGCATTCACTCATTCGCTCATTCGCGGCCGGCCGCACGGTCATGTGTGACGAGTCGCGATGATCCGCGTGCGCGGCGATCAACGATCAGTAACCGCCCTTCTTGCCGATGCCCGCGAACGTGAAGTCATATTCGAGCGTGATCGGCTTGAACCACGGACCCACGCCAGTTTCCTTGTCGACGTGACGGCCGAACGCCATGTGACCGGTTTGCATCGGTGCTTCGACCGTCAATTTCAGATGGTATTTGCCCGGGC
This window contains:
- a CDS encoding cupredoxin domain-containing protein; translation: MRINRKIAILAMTAFAVGAAHAADLPTFNLEMNDGKLNPARIEVLAGQRIKIAIRNTGKGAAEFESVQLRKEKVLAPGGDSFVVIAPLDPGEYKFFDDFHQQAQGVIVAK